In a single window of the Streptomyces cinnabarinus genome:
- a CDS encoding S1 family peptidase: MRRLPRRRLTMAVAIGGLFAALAQPTASAAPAPLTDPAKARALATEFGQDRSGGVYYDKAGQLVVAVTDEAAAREVRAEGGVAKVVKHSAATLNSVRATLDRRIADVDPIPNTSWGVDPSTNTVTVDIFDAATTADEKRLMRLVTRYGDAVRVNRLPGKIDATAYETLGGIGIESTDVAAGRYSACTLGFNVRDASGQKYFVTAGHCADSPSFQWWDREAGSIYLGKRIWYDYGGIEKDYAVMEYRGENLAAYGAVRAAGVDYEITDSRYPNDGESVKRAGAVTSDLVGAVLSPSETVTFSDGTLLKNMIKTSNCSHQGDSGGPLWAGTDALGVLSGTNTPQSEPCNSAQGQYRSWFQPVHWVLAHHGLHAF; the protein is encoded by the coding sequence ATGAGGAGACTCCCGAGACGTCGTCTGACGATGGCGGTGGCGATCGGCGGCCTGTTCGCCGCGCTGGCCCAGCCGACCGCGAGCGCGGCCCCGGCCCCCCTCACCGACCCCGCGAAGGCGAGGGCACTGGCCACAGAGTTCGGCCAGGACCGCAGCGGTGGCGTCTACTACGACAAGGCGGGGCAGCTCGTCGTCGCCGTCACCGACGAGGCCGCCGCACGGGAGGTGCGGGCCGAGGGCGGCGTCGCCAAGGTCGTGAAGCACAGCGCCGCGACCCTGAACTCGGTCCGCGCCACGCTGGACCGGCGCATAGCCGACGTGGACCCGATCCCGAACACCTCCTGGGGCGTCGACCCGAGCACCAACACGGTGACCGTCGACATCTTCGATGCCGCGACGACGGCCGACGAGAAGCGGCTCATGCGTCTTGTCACCCGGTACGGGGATGCCGTGCGCGTCAACCGGTTGCCCGGAAAGATCGACGCGACCGCCTACGAGACCCTCGGCGGCATCGGAATCGAGTCCACGGACGTGGCCGCGGGACGCTACTCGGCCTGCACCCTCGGGTTCAACGTCCGCGACGCTTCCGGCCAGAAGTACTTCGTCACCGCCGGACACTGCGCGGACTCTCCGTCCTTCCAGTGGTGGGACCGGGAGGCCGGGAGCATCTACCTCGGCAAGCGCATCTGGTATGACTACGGCGGCATCGAGAAGGACTACGCCGTCATGGAGTACCGGGGCGAGAACCTCGCCGCCTACGGGGCCGTCCGTGCGGCGGGCGTCGATTACGAGATCACCGACTCCCGCTATCCCAATGACGGTGAGTCGGTGAAGCGCGCCGGTGCCGTCACCAGTGACCTCGTGGGTGCCGTGCTGTCTCCCAGCGAGACGGTCACCTTCTCGGACGGCACGCTCCTGAAGAACATGATCAAGACGTCGAACTGTTCCCACCAGGGAGACAGCGGCGGTCCGCTGTGGGCGGGGACGGATGCGCTCGGTGTCCTCTCCGGCACCAACACGCCGCAGAGCGAACCGTGCAACAGTGCGCAGGGTCAGTACCGGTCCTGGTTCCAGCCGGTGCACTGGGTGCTCGCCCACCACGGGCTGCACGCGTTCTGA
- a CDS encoding putative leader peptide: MSTLVRAALSSPLLTSRRHIDFRRTSSAICRPF, encoded by the coding sequence ATGAGCACGCTCGTTCGCGCAGCGCTGTCGTCGCCCCTTCTGACCTCTCGTCGTCACATCGATTTCCGTCGTACGTCGAGCGCCATCTGTCGGCCCTTCTGA
- a CDS encoding ABC transporter substrate-binding protein, producing the protein MSAARPLTALRTLAAIAALPLLLTACGYGSESDDDGTQAKVAADAKKLSADEVRIGYFPNLTHATALVGVEEGIFQKELGGTTIEPSTFNAGPSEIEALNSGSIDIGWIGPSPAINGYTKADGSNLRIISGSASGGVKLVVNPEKIKSLKDLKGKKIATPQLGNTQDVAFLNWIAEQGWKVDAQSGKGDVSVVRTDNKVTPDAYKSGSVDGAWVPEPTASKLVAEGAEVLLDEADLWPDKKFVITNIIVSQKFLKEHPDVVEAVLRGSVKTNEWINANPDQAKASANKALEGESGKALPAEVIDPAWKSIAFLDDPLAATLGTEAEHAVKAGLLEQPDLNGIYDLTLLNKVLKAEGKDAVDDAGLGVK; encoded by the coding sequence GTGTCTGCCGCACGACCGCTCACCGCTCTGCGCACCCTTGCCGCCATAGCGGCGCTCCCCCTCCTGCTCACCGCTTGCGGCTACGGTTCCGAGTCCGACGACGACGGCACGCAGGCCAAGGTCGCCGCGGACGCCAAGAAGCTCTCCGCCGACGAGGTGCGCATCGGCTACTTCCCGAACCTCACGCACGCCACCGCCCTGGTCGGCGTCGAGGAGGGCATCTTCCAGAAGGAACTCGGCGGCACCACGATCGAGCCCTCGACCTTCAACGCCGGCCCCTCCGAGATCGAGGCGCTGAACTCGGGGTCCATCGACATCGGGTGGATCGGCCCCTCCCCCGCCATCAACGGCTACACCAAGGCCGACGGCTCCAACCTGCGGATCATCTCCGGATCCGCCTCCGGCGGCGTGAAGCTGGTGGTGAACCCGGAGAAGATCAAGTCCCTCAAGGACCTCAAGGGCAAGAAGATCGCCACCCCTCAGCTCGGCAACACCCAGGACGTGGCGTTCCTCAACTGGATCGCCGAGCAGGGCTGGAAGGTCGACGCGCAGAGCGGCAAGGGTGACGTCTCCGTCGTCCGCACCGACAACAAGGTGACCCCGGACGCCTACAAGTCCGGCTCCGTCGACGGCGCCTGGGTGCCGGAGCCGACCGCCTCGAAGCTGGTCGCCGAGGGCGCCGAGGTGCTGCTGGACGAGGCCGACCTGTGGCCCGACAAGAAGTTCGTGATCACGAACATCATCGTGTCCCAGAAGTTCCTCAAGGAGCACCCGGACGTCGTCGAGGCCGTACTGCGCGGCTCGGTGAAGACCAACGAGTGGATCAACGCCAACCCGGACCAGGCCAAGGCGTCCGCCAACAAGGCTCTGGAGGGAGAGTCCGGCAAGGCCCTGCCCGCCGAGGTCATCGACCCGGCCTGGAAGTCGATCGCCTTCCTCGACGACCCGCTGGCCGCGACGCTCGGCACCGAGGCCGAGCACGCCGTGAAGGCCGGTCTGCTCGAACAGCCCGATCTCAACGGCATCTACGACCTCACCCTGCTCAACAAGGTCCTCAAGGCCGAGGGCAAGGACGCGGTCGACGACGCCGGTCTCGGCGTCAAGTAA
- a CDS encoding ABC transporter ATP-binding protein: MATALAKAVGTDTSVEHAARITHVSKSFGGPAGQQLVLDDITLDVAPGEFVTLLGASGCGKSTLLNLVAGLDRPSAGDITTDGRPALMFQEHALFPWLTAGKNIELALKLRGIPKPERRARAEELLDLVRLGGAYGKRVHELSGGMRQRVALARALAQDSKLLLMDEPFAALDAITRDVLHDELTRIWRETGLSVLFVTHNVREAVRLAQRVVLLSSRPGRIAREWTVSIPHPRRIEDSEVAELSVEITEELRGEIRRHGQH, from the coding sequence ATGGCAACCGCCCTCGCCAAGGCTGTCGGCACGGACACGTCCGTGGAGCACGCCGCGCGTATCACCCACGTCTCGAAGTCCTTCGGCGGCCCCGCCGGGCAGCAGCTCGTCCTGGACGACATCACCCTCGATGTCGCACCCGGCGAGTTCGTCACCCTCCTGGGAGCCTCCGGCTGCGGCAAGTCCACCCTGCTCAACCTCGTCGCCGGACTCGACCGCCCCAGCGCGGGCGACATCACCACTGACGGCCGCCCGGCCCTGATGTTCCAGGAACACGCCCTCTTCCCCTGGCTCACCGCGGGCAAGAACATCGAACTCGCCCTCAAACTCCGCGGCATCCCCAAGCCCGAGCGGCGCGCGCGGGCCGAGGAACTGCTGGACCTGGTCCGCCTGGGCGGGGCCTACGGCAAGCGGGTGCACGAACTGTCCGGCGGTATGCGCCAGCGCGTCGCCCTGGCCCGCGCCCTGGCCCAGGACAGCAAACTCCTCCTGATGGACGAGCCGTTCGCCGCGCTGGACGCCATCACCCGCGACGTCCTGCACGACGAACTGACCCGGATCTGGCGCGAGACGGGCCTGTCCGTCCTCTTCGTCACCCACAACGTCCGCGAGGCCGTACGCCTGGCCCAGCGGGTGGTGCTGCTGTCCTCCCGCCCCGGACGCATCGCCCGGGAATGGACCGTCTCCATCCCGCACCCGCGCCGCATCGAGGACAGCGAGGTCGCCGAACTGTCCGTCGAGATCACCGAAGAACTGCGTGGGGAGATCCGCCGCCATGGCCAGCACTGA
- a CDS encoding ABC transporter permease — translation MASTDTTAKDGNDLAGLEAGLDALDTVQTTRTPLRETLLRKVLPPITAVALVLVVWQLLVWAEIAPAYKLPAPSAVWDEVQAAWLQGTLLDYIWTSVSRGLLGFLFALAIGTPLGLLVARVKFIRAAIGPILSGLQSLPSVAWVPPAVLWLGLNNSMMYAVILLGAVPSIANGLVAGIDQIPPLFLRAGRTLGATGLKGAWHIVMPGALPGYLAGLKQGWAFSWRSLMAAEIIASSPDLGVGLGQLLENGRNNASMSQVFLAIFLILLVGIAIDLLIFSPLERRVLRSRGLLVKS, via the coding sequence ATGGCCAGCACTGACACCACCGCCAAGGACGGCAACGACCTCGCCGGACTCGAAGCCGGCCTCGACGCCCTCGACACCGTCCAGACCACCCGCACCCCCCTGCGCGAGACCCTCCTCCGCAAGGTGCTGCCGCCGATCACCGCCGTGGCCCTGGTGCTGGTGGTGTGGCAGCTGCTGGTCTGGGCCGAGATAGCCCCCGCCTACAAACTCCCCGCACCTTCCGCCGTATGGGACGAGGTCCAGGCGGCCTGGCTCCAGGGCACCCTGCTGGACTACATCTGGACCAGCGTCTCGCGCGGCCTGCTCGGCTTCCTGTTCGCCCTCGCCATCGGCACCCCGCTCGGCCTGCTCGTCGCCCGGGTGAAGTTCATCCGGGCCGCCATCGGCCCGATCCTCTCCGGCCTCCAGTCCCTCCCCTCGGTGGCCTGGGTTCCTCCGGCCGTGCTGTGGCTGGGGCTGAACAACTCGATGATGTACGCCGTCATCCTGCTCGGCGCGGTCCCCTCCATCGCCAACGGCCTGGTCGCGGGCATCGACCAGATCCCCCCGCTGTTCCTGCGCGCCGGACGCACCCTCGGCGCCACCGGTCTCAAGGGTGCCTGGCACATCGTGATGCCGGGCGCGCTTCCAGGCTATCTGGCGGGTCTGAAGCAGGGCTGGGCGTTCTCCTGGCGTTCGCTGATGGCCGCCGAGATCATCGCCTCCTCCCCCGATCTCGGCGTCGGCCTGGGCCAGTTGCTGGAGAACGGCCGCAACAACGCCAGCATGTCCCAGGTCTTCCTCGCCATCTTCCTCATCCTCCTCGTCGGCATCGCCATCGACCTGCTGATCTTCAGCCCGCTGGAGCGCCGGGTCCTGCGCAGCCGCGGCCTGCTGGTCAAGAGCTGA
- a CDS encoding VOC family protein translates to MNTSVFGAVHLGYLVIETRRFTDWARFGTDAIGMHRDDLDSGLMRFRLDEQECRFLLRRGPAEDVVTTGWHIDDHDAFERIEARVRAHGVPVVRGTAEEAALRGVERLSRFPGPKGITQEIYTTPVRAAEPLRMLASGFVTGDAGMGHVAITSTKPTRLRGYFDTVFDARLTDYIDETISGVKLKIRFLRVNERHHSIAVAATRGLPVDPVRTRVQHLNIQAASLDDLARSYERVHELGFEMALSVGQHTNDKELSYYARTPSGFEWEVGWNPLVIDESTWEPSTHQGISVWGHLPIGQTIVDTLEQFRLGARSLIQREDTVPALSGSGVPDD, encoded by the coding sequence ATGAACACCTCCGTCTTCGGCGCCGTCCATCTCGGCTACCTCGTCATCGAGACCCGGCGCTTCACCGACTGGGCCCGCTTCGGCACCGACGCCATCGGCATGCACCGCGACGACCTGGACTCCGGCCTGATGCGCTTCCGCCTCGACGAGCAGGAGTGCCGCTTCCTGCTGCGGCGCGGCCCGGCCGAGGACGTCGTGACCACGGGCTGGCACATCGACGACCACGACGCCTTCGAACGGATCGAGGCCCGCGTCCGCGCCCATGGCGTCCCCGTGGTGCGGGGTACGGCCGAGGAGGCAGCCCTGCGCGGTGTTGAGCGACTGTCGCGCTTCCCCGGCCCCAAGGGCATCACGCAGGAGATCTACACGACACCGGTCAGGGCGGCAGAGCCCCTGCGGATGCTGGCCTCCGGGTTCGTGACCGGCGACGCCGGCATGGGCCACGTCGCGATCACCTCCACGAAGCCGACGCGGCTGCGCGGCTACTTCGACACGGTCTTCGACGCCCGGCTCACCGACTACATCGACGAGACCATCAGCGGCGTCAAACTCAAGATCCGCTTCCTGCGGGTCAACGAACGCCACCACTCCATCGCCGTCGCCGCCACCCGCGGCCTGCCCGTAGACCCTGTCCGCACCCGCGTCCAGCATCTGAACATCCAGGCCGCGAGCCTGGACGATCTGGCGCGCAGCTATGAGCGGGTGCACGAACTCGGCTTCGAGATGGCCCTGTCCGTGGGACAGCACACCAACGACAAGGAGCTGTCGTACTACGCCCGCACCCCCTCCGGCTTCGAATGGGAGGTGGGCTGGAACCCCCTGGTCATCGACGAGTCGACCTGGGAGCCCAGCACCCACCAGGGCATCAGCGTCTGGGGTCACCTCCCGATTGGCCAGACGATCGTCGACACCCTGGAGCAGTTCCGCCTCGGCGCCCGCTCCCTGATACAGCGCGAGGACACCGTTCCCGCGCTGAGCGGAAGCGGTGTCCCCGACGACTGA
- a CDS encoding alpha/beta fold hydrolase → MTTHTELPPMRERLLDVAGRKIFVAETGDGPPVLLLHGGGPGASGVSNYARNIGALANEHRVIVPDLPGYGRSSKGVDGTDPFGFLADGIRGLLDRLGLAKAHLVGNSYGGACALRLALDTPDRVDRMVLMGPGGIGTTRALPTRGLNSLLNYYSGDGPSRQKLEKFIRNHLVFNAADVPESVIEARYRDSIDPEVVAAPPLRRPSGPNALRTLWKMDFTRDARLARLPVPTLVLWGAADQVNRPSGGRMLAERLPNGDLYLVANTGHWVQFERAELFNRLCADFLAGRR, encoded by the coding sequence ATGACCACACACACCGAACTCCCCCCGATGCGGGAGCGCCTGCTGGACGTGGCAGGCCGGAAGATCTTCGTCGCGGAGACCGGCGACGGCCCACCCGTCCTGCTGCTCCACGGCGGCGGCCCCGGAGCCTCCGGAGTCTCCAACTACGCCCGCAACATCGGCGCGTTGGCCAATGAGCACCGGGTCATCGTCCCCGACCTGCCCGGCTACGGCCGCAGCAGCAAGGGCGTCGACGGCACCGACCCGTTCGGGTTCCTGGCCGACGGGATCAGGGGGTTGCTCGACCGACTCGGCCTCGCCAAGGCGCACTTGGTGGGGAATTCCTACGGCGGTGCCTGTGCCCTGCGGCTCGCGCTGGACACGCCCGACCGGGTCGACCGGATGGTGCTGATGGGCCCCGGCGGTATCGGCACCACTCGAGCGCTGCCCACGCGCGGACTGAACAGCCTGCTCAACTACTACTCCGGGGACGGCCCTTCACGGCAGAAGCTGGAGAAGTTCATCCGGAACCACCTCGTCTTCAACGCCGCCGACGTCCCGGAATCGGTGATCGAGGCCCGCTACCGGGACAGCATCGACCCCGAGGTGGTCGCGGCCCCGCCGCTGCGCAGGCCGTCCGGTCCGAACGCGCTGCGCACCCTGTGGAAGATGGACTTCACCCGCGACGCCCGGCTGGCCCGGCTCCCCGTGCCGACCCTGGTGTTGTGGGGCGCCGCCGACCAGGTCAACCGGCCGAGCGGCGGCCGGATGCTCGCCGAGCGCCTGCCGAACGGCGATCTGTATCTCGTGGCCAACACCGGCCACTGGGTGCAGTTCGAGCGCGCCGAGCTGTTCAACCGGCTGTGCGCCGACTTCCTGGCGGGCCGACGATGA
- a CDS encoding bifunctional 3-(3-hydroxy-phenyl)propionate/3-hydroxycinnamic acid hydroxylase, with product MSEIRAGDGAYDAAVIGYGPTGVTAANLLGAMGLRVVVLERDADVYARARAISTDEEVMRIWQRTGLAERLKEDMLAERPLDFVDAVGRPFISAHPSPRGHGHPPQMFLYQPALERVLRDGVTRYPNVEVLLRHECLRLSQDAEGVELTVTGADDTVRRLRASYVIAADGGSSLTRAQLNVGYEGRTYEDRWVVIDTEMRKPWPDHDRLRFRCDPARPAVDCPTPLGHHRWEFPILPGDDEGYLTTDEAVYELVSRYGISRDSVRILRATVYSHHVRFASRFRVGRVFLAGDAAHAMPPWIGQGMAAGVRDAANLCWKLAAVLRGELPESALDSYEAERKPHVREVTRRAVFVGRIITERRTAVATARNVALRAFDHLPGFSQWVQDANWIPRAHYRAGLQARSRAKAAGHQIPQPWVTGPDGRRVRLDDALGGRWLLLHAGTAVPQPAWDHLGVPSLTVTPAGSTPAEGTLVDRDAVLLPWLRTHRATTLALRPDGYVYAAAPAATQLPPPPGGFAPAPTPARTR from the coding sequence ATGAGCGAGATCAGAGCCGGTGACGGTGCCTATGACGCGGCGGTGATCGGCTACGGGCCGACCGGTGTGACCGCCGCGAATCTGCTGGGTGCGATGGGCCTCAGGGTGGTCGTGCTGGAGCGCGACGCCGATGTCTACGCCCGAGCGCGCGCGATCTCCACGGACGAGGAGGTCATGCGGATCTGGCAGCGCACCGGCCTGGCCGAGCGGCTGAAGGAGGACATGCTGGCCGAGCGCCCGCTGGACTTCGTGGACGCCGTGGGCCGCCCCTTCATCAGCGCCCACCCAAGCCCGCGCGGACACGGCCATCCGCCGCAGATGTTCCTGTACCAGCCCGCGCTGGAGCGGGTCCTGCGTGACGGCGTCACGCGATACCCGAACGTCGAGGTGCTGCTCCGGCACGAGTGCCTGCGGCTGAGCCAGGACGCCGAGGGCGTTGAGCTGACCGTCACCGGCGCCGACGACACGGTACGGCGGCTGCGGGCGTCGTACGTCATCGCCGCCGACGGCGGCTCCAGCCTCACCCGGGCGCAGCTCAACGTGGGGTACGAGGGACGGACGTACGAGGACCGCTGGGTCGTCATCGACACCGAGATGCGCAAACCCTGGCCGGACCACGACCGGCTGCGCTTCCGCTGTGACCCGGCGCGCCCGGCGGTGGACTGCCCGACCCCGCTCGGCCACCACCGCTGGGAGTTCCCGATCCTGCCGGGCGACGACGAGGGGTATCTGACCACCGACGAGGCCGTGTACGAGCTGGTGTCCCGCTACGGGATCAGCCGGGACAGCGTCAGGATCCTGCGGGCCACCGTCTACAGCCACCACGTCCGCTTCGCCTCCCGGTTCCGGGTGGGCCGGGTCTTCCTGGCCGGGGACGCCGCTCACGCCATGCCGCCGTGGATCGGACAGGGCATGGCCGCCGGGGTGCGGGACGCGGCCAACCTGTGCTGGAAGCTGGCCGCCGTGCTGCGCGGCGAGCTGCCGGAGTCGGCGCTCGACAGCTACGAGGCCGAACGCAAACCACATGTGCGGGAAGTGACCAGGCGGGCGGTGTTCGTCGGCCGGATCATCACCGAGCGGCGCACGGCGGTGGCGACGGCGCGGAACGTCGCACTGCGCGCCTTCGATCACCTCCCGGGCTTCAGCCAGTGGGTGCAGGACGCCAACTGGATCCCCCGCGCCCACTACCGGGCCGGGCTCCAGGCCCGCTCGCGCGCCAAGGCCGCCGGGCACCAGATCCCCCAGCCCTGGGTGACCGGCCCCGACGGCAGACGCGTACGGCTGGACGACGCGCTCGGCGGCCGCTGGCTGCTGCTGCACGCCGGCACGGCCGTCCCGCAGCCCGCGTGGGACCACCTCGGCGTCCCCTCGCTCACCGTCACACCGGCCGGCTCCACCCCTGCCGAGGGCACGCTCGTCGACCGCGACGCGGTGCTGCTGCCCTGGCTGCGCACGCATCGCGCGACCACCCTCGCGCTGCGCCCCGACGGCTACGTCTACGCGGCAGCTCCGGCCGCCACCCAACTCCCTCCGCCGCCCGGCGGATTCGCGCCCGCACCCACCCCTGCGAGGACCCGATGA
- a CDS encoding TetR/AcrR family transcriptional regulator — MTRSEAPRRKRANGVESRQRILDATVEIAGERGYDGTSIAAVSAKCGLPASSIYWHFKDKDDLIAAVIERSFETWLTAVELPDETEGTSLDRVTVMAANIARSLLDAPDFLRLGLMLALERRPTEPRGRTVFLQVRDISRQRIADTVRTLYPELDEAAVRTLTTYAVAGADGLFIQREISGDDVDLVAVFQLHAQLIHDAANRMAARSEA; from the coding sequence ATGACCAGGTCGGAGGCTCCGCGCAGAAAGCGGGCGAACGGGGTGGAGTCGCGGCAGCGGATCCTCGACGCCACCGTGGAGATCGCCGGGGAACGCGGCTACGACGGCACCTCCATCGCGGCCGTCAGCGCCAAGTGCGGACTGCCCGCCAGCTCGATCTACTGGCACTTCAAGGACAAGGACGACCTCATCGCCGCGGTCATCGAGCGCAGCTTCGAGACCTGGCTGACGGCCGTGGAACTCCCGGACGAGACGGAAGGGACCTCGCTGGACCGGGTCACGGTGATGGCCGCCAACATCGCCCGGTCCCTCCTCGACGCCCCCGACTTCCTCCGCCTCGGCCTCATGCTCGCCCTCGAACGACGCCCCACCGAACCACGCGGCAGAACCGTCTTCCTCCAGGTCCGGGACATCTCCAGACAGCGGATCGCGGACACCGTCCGCACCCTCTACCCGGAACTGGACGAGGCCGCCGTCCGCACCCTCACCACCTACGCCGTCGCGGGCGCCGACGGACTCTTCATCCAGCGGGAGATCAGCGGCGACGACGTCGATCTGGTGGCGGTCTTCCAACTGCACGCACAGCTCATCCACGACGCGGCGAACCGCATGGCAGCAAGGAGCGAGGCATGA
- a CDS encoding amidohydrolase family protein produces MTLTEGQRARATAPPRRVDVHQHLVPAFYRDLLAKAGIAEAGGRALPAWSPETAIEAMDLLGTATALLSVSTPGTAFLTDPAEAADLARRLNDHCTDLVAEHPARFGYFATLPMPDAPASAAEAARALDTLGADGVTLLANNRGTYLGADGQDELWRALNDRGAVVFVHPAELPAPAVENIPPFAADFLLDTTRAAYLLVRNGVVRRYPDIRFILSHGGGFVPYASHRMGVTIAADTGRSPLDVLDDFRTFYFDTALTSSPAALPTLLAFARPGHVLFGSDWPFAPSAAGQYFACGLDAADAPAVNRSNAEALFPRLGATPAPTPPRRLRHAVQRAAARLVFRLVQPS; encoded by the coding sequence ATGACCCTCACCGAAGGACAGCGCGCAAGGGCCACCGCACCGCCGCGACGTGTGGACGTGCATCAGCATCTCGTCCCCGCCTTCTACCGCGATCTGCTCGCCAAGGCGGGCATCGCCGAGGCGGGTGGCCGGGCCCTGCCCGCCTGGAGCCCGGAGACGGCCATCGAGGCGATGGACCTGCTGGGCACCGCAACGGCCCTGCTGTCCGTCTCCACCCCGGGCACCGCCTTCCTCACCGACCCGGCCGAGGCCGCCGACCTCGCCCGGCGGCTGAACGACCACTGCACCGACCTGGTCGCCGAACACCCGGCCCGTTTCGGCTACTTCGCCACTCTGCCGATGCCCGACGCGCCCGCCTCCGCAGCAGAGGCCGCCAGAGCCCTGGACACGCTGGGCGCGGACGGGGTCACCCTGCTCGCCAACAACCGGGGCACCTATCTCGGCGCCGACGGCCAGGACGAGTTGTGGCGGGCGCTGAACGACCGTGGTGCCGTCGTCTTCGTGCACCCGGCCGAACTCCCGGCACCCGCCGTGGAGAACATCCCGCCCTTCGCCGCCGACTTCCTCCTCGACACCACCCGGGCCGCCTATCTCCTCGTCCGCAACGGCGTCGTGCGGCGGTACCCGGACATCCGGTTCATCCTGAGCCACGGCGGCGGCTTCGTCCCGTACGCCTCCCACCGCATGGGCGTCACCATCGCGGCCGACACCGGCCGCAGCCCGCTGGACGTACTGGACGACTTCCGCACCTTCTACTTCGACACCGCCCTGACCTCCAGCCCGGCCGCGCTCCCCACCCTGCTGGCGTTCGCGCGCCCGGGGCATGTGCTGTTCGGCTCCGACTGGCCCTTCGCGCCCTCGGCGGCAGGCCAGTACTTCGCCTGCGGCCTGGACGCGGCGGATGCCCCGGCGGTGAACCGCTCCAACGCCGAGGCCCTCTTCCCCCGCCTCGGCGCAACCCCGGCCCCCACTCCCCCGAGGCGGCTGCGTCACGCCGTGCAACGAGCCGCCGCCCGCCTGGTCTTCAGACTGGTCCAGCCCTCCTGA